In one window of Desulfonatronospira thiodismutans ASO3-1 DNA:
- a CDS encoding HD domain-containing phosphohydrolase has protein sequence MKDYKVLFVDDDVNILEGFKRSLRRNYSVDTATGAMEGLKAINEKGPYAVVVADLKMPGMDGIQFLGRVRELFPESVRIMLTGHEDLDAAIEAINEGSVFRFLTKPVPPHLLTRTLDDAIAQYRLIVSEKEIMESTVSGVVGALTDVLSMVNEDAMARAARIKRFVRDLAVHMGETDVWFYETGALLSQIGGLALPENIRLKIKNGEKLTPEEKQTFSQHPMIAADIISRIPRLEEMSRMISQQEKYYNGQGFPEDGIRGKDIPLGARILKVVLDYDLLMNRGYSRKNTLLRMLDRKGRYDPAVIRNFIEVLQMEDEYELKQVRINELVPYMVVTEEIYSLSGMLLLRSGSELSLNQVDKLRNLDETYGVKQPFSVLVPPQKLREKKKAKESG, from the coding sequence GTGAAAGATTACAAGGTTCTGTTCGTAGATGACGACGTGAATATCCTGGAGGGATTCAAGAGATCCCTGCGCAGGAACTACAGCGTTGATACCGCCACAGGAGCCATGGAAGGTCTGAAGGCCATAAACGAGAAAGGCCCTTATGCGGTAGTGGTGGCTGACCTGAAGATGCCCGGAATGGACGGGATTCAGTTCCTGGGCCGGGTCAGGGAACTTTTTCCCGAGAGCGTACGCATAATGCTCACCGGCCATGAAGATCTGGATGCCGCAATAGAGGCCATAAACGAGGGCAGCGTATTCCGCTTCCTGACCAAGCCTGTTCCTCCCCATCTGCTCACAAGGACTCTGGACGACGCTATTGCCCAGTACAGGCTCATAGTTTCCGAAAAAGAAATCATGGAAAGCACAGTCAGCGGGGTAGTGGGCGCTCTGACTGATGTACTGAGCATGGTCAACGAGGATGCCATGGCCAGGGCTGCAAGGATCAAGAGATTCGTCCGGGATCTGGCTGTACACATGGGAGAAACAGACGTCTGGTTCTATGAAACCGGAGCCCTGCTTTCCCAGATAGGAGGGCTGGCACTGCCTGAGAATATCCGCTTGAAAATCAAAAACGGAGAAAAACTGACCCCGGAAGAAAAGCAGACATTTTCCCAGCACCCAATGATAGCAGCGGATATAATATCCAGAATCCCCAGGCTGGAAGAAATGTCCAGAATGATTTCCCAGCAGGAGAAGTATTACAACGGGCAGGGCTTCCCTGAGGACGGCATCAGGGGAAAAGATATTCCCCTGGGGGCCAGGATTCTCAAGGTTGTCCTGGATTACGACCTGCTCATGAACCGCGGATATTCCCGCAAAAATACCCTGCTGCGCATGCTGGACCGCAAGGGGCGTTATGACCCCGCTGTCATTAGAAATTTTATAGAAGTTCTGCAGATGGAAGACGAGTACGAGCTCAAGCAGGTGCGCATAAATGAGCTTGTGCCCTACATGGTGGTCACGGAAGAAATCTATTCTCTGAGCGGGATGCTTCTGCTGCGCAGTGGCAGCGAGCTAAGCCTTAACCAGGTGGACAAGCTGCGAAATCTTGATGAGACCTATGGAGTAAAACAGCCTTTTTCTGTCCTGGTACCTCCGCAGAAGCTAAGGGAGAAAAAAAAGGCTAAAGAATCGGGTTGA
- the prs gene encoding ribose-phosphate diphosphokinase: protein MIKVFCCPQMHDLARKICKASEACESGEISWNYFQDGFPNLMVHDAIGLRNSHVVFLASMDSPAEIFSQLSVIYELPRLAVKSLKVIMPYFPTGTMERVDEEGEIATAATLARMLSLVPGTMTGPVQIIIYDIHALQERFYFSDQVVPRLETAVPLLLERIQGMPDVAVAFPDEGAWKRFGRMFEGYPLITAHKVRDKDGRRVIIREGEPRGRNVIVVDDLVMTGGTLIKCRQALEEAGAKSVSAYVTHGVFPQKSWERFIDQGFERFWLTDSCPETARQVDGTDPFEVLSLAGDISRKLVT from the coding sequence ATGATCAAAGTGTTTTGTTGCCCCCAGATGCACGATCTTGCACGTAAAATCTGCAAGGCCAGTGAAGCCTGCGAGTCCGGGGAGATTTCCTGGAATTATTTTCAGGATGGCTTCCCCAATCTTATGGTACATGACGCCATCGGCCTGCGAAACTCGCATGTGGTTTTTCTGGCCTCCATGGACAGCCCGGCGGAGATCTTCAGCCAGTTGTCCGTGATCTATGAACTGCCCCGCCTGGCTGTAAAATCTTTGAAGGTGATAATGCCTTATTTCCCCACCGGGACCATGGAGCGGGTGGACGAGGAGGGTGAGATCGCCACGGCAGCCACCCTGGCCAGGATGCTTTCACTGGTCCCGGGGACCATGACCGGCCCGGTGCAGATAATTATCTACGACATCCATGCCCTGCAGGAGAGGTTTTATTTTTCGGATCAGGTAGTACCCAGGTTAGAGACGGCTGTTCCTCTGCTGCTGGAGCGTATCCAGGGCATGCCTGACGTGGCTGTGGCTTTTCCCGACGAGGGTGCCTGGAAGCGTTTCGGGCGCATGTTTGAGGGCTACCCCCTGATAACAGCGCACAAAGTCCGGGATAAGGACGGGCGCAGGGTCATTATCCGGGAGGGAGAGCCCCGGGGCAGAAACGTGATTGTTGTTGACGACCTGGTCATGACCGGGGGGACTTTGATCAAGTGCAGGCAGGCCCTGGAAGAGGCCGGGGCAAAAAGTGTCAGTGCATATGTAACCCACGGGGTCTTTCCGCAAAAATCCTGGGAGCGTTTTATTGACCAGGGGTTTGAGCGTTTCTGGCTCACGGACTCCTGCCCGGAGACGGCCAGGCAGGTGGATGGAACAGACCCCTTTGAAGTTCTGAGCCTGGCCGGGGATATAAGCAGGAAGCTTGTTACGTAG
- a CDS encoding NADH ubiquinone oxidoreductase, whose protein sequence is MKTAFWMQAGGCGGDSMSFLSQSFACTSNLFQALDIDLLWHPSFSCIAMQDQKRLLEDLAAGKIPLDIFILEGSVICGPSGTGLFDTHMGRPRKDLVQQLTMQADTVIAAGTCASFGGFGADGEAGSTGLQFHKTRPGGLLGPDFRSGSGQPVINLAGCPCHHDVMAGALAAAARGTAMDLDEYHRPREWYGTMIHQGCTRNEYHEYRVEESDFGELGCLFFHMGCAGPLVPGPCNKLLWNQQSSKPRAGVPCFGCTDPEFPGKNPFFYTQNIEGIPLSLPNGVNRAHYMVYKSMAAAAAPLRLKKRTARV, encoded by the coding sequence ATGAAGACGGCTTTCTGGATGCAGGCAGGCGGCTGCGGTGGCGACAGCATGTCGTTTCTGAGCCAGAGCTTTGCCTGCACATCCAATCTGTTCCAGGCCCTGGACATCGACCTCCTCTGGCACCCGTCATTTTCCTGCATAGCCATGCAGGATCAGAAAAGACTCCTGGAAGACCTGGCAGCAGGTAAAATACCTCTGGATATATTCATCCTGGAAGGATCCGTCATATGCGGCCCCTCTGGGACGGGCCTTTTCGACACACACATGGGCCGGCCCAGAAAAGACCTGGTACAGCAACTAACCATGCAGGCCGATACAGTCATTGCCGCCGGGACCTGCGCCTCATTCGGCGGTTTCGGGGCTGACGGGGAGGCCGGATCCACCGGCCTGCAGTTCCACAAAACCCGGCCTGGTGGACTCCTGGGTCCCGATTTTCGGTCCGGCTCAGGACAACCGGTGATAAACCTGGCCGGATGTCCCTGCCACCACGACGTAATGGCCGGGGCACTGGCAGCCGCAGCCCGCGGTACCGCCATGGACCTGGATGAATACCACCGACCCCGGGAATGGTACGGAACCATGATCCACCAGGGATGCACCCGCAACGAATATCATGAATACCGGGTGGAGGAATCCGATTTCGGCGAACTGGGATGTCTCTTCTTTCACATGGGTTGTGCCGGTCCCCTGGTTCCCGGCCCCTGCAACAAGCTTCTCTGGAACCAGCAGTCATCCAAGCCAAGGGCCGGGGTGCCCTGTTTTGGATGCACCGACCCTGAATTCCCCGGGAAAAACCCATTTTTTTACACCCAGAACATAGAAGGCATCCCTTTGTCTTTGCCCAACGGCGTCAACAGGGCCCACTACATGGTCTACAAAAGTATGGCTGCCGCAGCCGCTCCTCTTCGTCTTAAAAAAAGAACCGCCAGGGTGTAG
- a CDS encoding nickel-dependent hydrogenase large subunit: protein MSSKSVRTSLNIPLNRVEGDLEIQAAIEDGCITEARSSGTMYRGFENMMTGRGTLDGLVITPRICGICSLSHLTAAVEALEDISGTTPPDNARRLRNLALMVEMLQSDIRQSILMFMVDFTNEGAYASHPLSSLLMERYAPLSGTSAIQSIQETRRLLEVVAIIGGQWPHTSFMVPGGVTSSLGTPELLRCCMIIENFQSWYEKNVLGCSISRWHQVDSAQAMLDWLEEIESHRQGDLGLFLRLAYDAGLDTMGQGPDGFLCYGGLPLPEHTEVKGQQGQFIPAGFARHGSIQAFDPANIAEDISQCPYSQKHTSVHPWDSSTNPDPYAPRENSYSWIKAPRYNGHAVETGPLAEMLVRRDPLFTDLIQRQGSSVLSRQLARLTRPARLIPAMLAWLRELSSNPQGKFYHRVKKIPDGQGAGLIQAVRGGLGHWVQIVDQKIEHYQIITPSTWNGSPRDGDNNPGAWEKALEGTFIKNPENPVEAGHVVRSFDPCLVCAVHSLHRGRKKGVLVLGGGF from the coding sequence ATGAGTTCCAAAAGTGTCCGCACAAGCCTGAACATCCCCCTGAACCGGGTTGAAGGCGACCTGGAGATCCAGGCCGCAATAGAGGACGGCTGCATCACGGAGGCAAGGTCTTCGGGGACCATGTACCGCGGGTTTGAAAACATGATGACCGGCCGGGGCACCCTGGACGGACTGGTGATAACCCCGCGCATCTGCGGAATCTGCAGCCTGAGCCACCTCACCGCTGCAGTAGAGGCCCTGGAAGACATCAGCGGCACAACCCCGCCGGACAACGCCCGCAGACTTCGCAATCTGGCCCTGATGGTGGAAATGCTCCAGAGCGACATCCGCCAGAGCATCCTTATGTTCATGGTGGATTTCACCAATGAAGGGGCTTATGCATCCCACCCCCTGAGCAGCCTGCTAATGGAACGCTATGCCCCTCTGTCCGGCACCTCCGCCATCCAGTCCATCCAGGAAACCAGGCGCCTTCTGGAGGTGGTGGCCATCATAGGCGGACAGTGGCCGCATACCTCCTTCATGGTCCCCGGAGGGGTCACCTCCAGCCTGGGTACCCCGGAACTTCTGCGCTGCTGCATGATCATTGAGAATTTTCAGAGCTGGTACGAAAAAAATGTCCTGGGCTGTTCCATAAGCCGCTGGCACCAGGTGGATAGTGCCCAGGCCATGCTTGACTGGCTGGAGGAGATAGAATCCCATCGACAGGGCGATCTGGGCCTTTTCCTGCGCCTGGCCTATGACGCCGGACTGGATACAATGGGGCAGGGACCCGACGGATTTCTCTGCTACGGCGGGCTGCCCCTGCCGGAACACACAGAGGTGAAGGGACAGCAAGGCCAGTTCATCCCGGCCGGATTCGCCCGGCACGGCAGCATCCAGGCCTTTGACCCAGCAAACATCGCCGAAGACATTTCCCAGTGCCCCTACAGCCAGAAGCATACCAGCGTCCATCCCTGGGACAGCAGCACCAACCCGGACCCTTACGCACCCCGGGAAAACAGCTATTCCTGGATCAAGGCCCCCAGATACAACGGCCACGCAGTTGAAACCGGGCCTCTGGCTGAAATGCTTGTGCGCCGTGATCCCTTGTTCACCGACCTTATTCAAAGGCAGGGCTCCAGCGTCCTGTCCCGTCAGCTGGCCAGGCTTACCCGGCCGGCCCGGCTGATTCCGGCCATGCTGGCCTGGCTGCGGGAACTGAGCAGCAATCCCCAGGGCAAGTTCTATCACCGGGTTAAAAAAATCCCCGATGGACAGGGAGCCGGTCTTATCCAGGCTGTACGCGGCGGGCTCGGACACTGGGTGCAGATAGTGGACCAGAAGATCGAGCATTACCAGATCATTACTCCATCCACCTGGAACGGCTCCCCCAGAGACGGGGATAATAATCCCGGGGCCTGGGAAAAGGCCCTGGAAGGGACTTTTATAAAAAATCCGGAAAACCCGGTGGAGGCCGGCCATGTGGTGCGCTCCTTTGATCCCTGCCTGGTATGTGCTGTGCACAGCCTGCACAGGGGCCGGAAAAAAGGCGTCCTGGTCCTGGGAGGAGGCTTTTGA
- a CDS encoding hydrogenase maturation protease has protein sequence MKKSIVCIGSIWITEDMAGLQVYKRLQDTEHPRTVEVFFGGLSGLNLLPFLEQGGRVVFVDNVKGFAAPGRVVVLDQSQVIASRELRHYGHGAGLPFLLTVLPEVCTGTMPREIFLVGIEEKFTSESVQEAACLSLQIAENGRCCHGKEL, from the coding sequence TTGAAAAAGAGTATTGTCTGCATTGGAAGCATCTGGATAACAGAAGATATGGCCGGACTGCAGGTATATAAACGCCTGCAGGACACTGAGCATCCCCGCACTGTAGAAGTTTTTTTCGGCGGCCTTTCCGGCCTGAACCTTCTGCCCTTTCTGGAACAGGGCGGCAGGGTGGTTTTTGTGGACAACGTTAAAGGCTTTGCCGCACCCGGCCGGGTGGTGGTCCTGGATCAAAGCCAGGTCATTGCCTCCCGGGAGCTGCGGCACTATGGTCACGGGGCCGGCCTGCCCTTTTTGCTTACTGTTCTGCCTGAGGTGTGTACCGGAACCATGCCCCGGGAAATCTTTCTGGTGGGAATCGAGGAAAAATTTACGTCAGAATCTGTTCAGGAGGCGGCCTGCCTGAGCCTGCAGATAGCCGAGAATGGACGTTGCTGCCATGGTAAAGAGTTATAA
- a CDS encoding PAS domain-containing hybrid sensor histidine kinase/response regulator, whose product MVKSYKDLAQENELLRRELKVAREAAEITSKMVVEQFEQTEQMLRRYREANAQRRAVLDAASRMSIIATDLSGNITLFNPGAENLLGYASSDVAGRMNILSLHTTEDLERHRASLKATLTSSTGMEIFEHYTSLQQHDTGEWQYICSDGTLLPVSLSITSIYNAEGMREGYLFTAMDLTLRKSLEQKLVAAKEEAEQASACRGEFLARMSHEIRTPMNAITGMAYLLGSTELNHVQQDYVRKIIDSADTLLAIINDILDFSKIDAGRMELEELPFSLQQIIGRMLNVVGARAEEKGLKIQTHIHPGVPDSLVGDALRLGQIILNLCSNAVKFTSQGEVALTVTLQKERQHQVDLLFCVSDTGTGITPEKAEQLFQAFQQADGSITRKYGGSGLGLAICKELTQMMGGEIWVESIPDQGSSFFFTACFRRNEQAEPGPDQDYPDMEAVRGTRVLVAEDNTINQQIIHEYLREAGINATIVDNGKKCLEKLQQSHYDLVLMDIQMPEMDGLEAARNIRAAEITEQGSQDTDRRPQNHSPNPPTPQSPNSSIPQSPNPSIPQSQNPSIPQSQNSQIPQSLNPGIPIIAMTAHALDTDLEKSLQAGMNDHITKPVHPDTLYRILQRWAPQAARQDSAVGSAGGNSRSIDLQKSSEHLPRIREIDMDEAMQRMNFSPELVMEMLLEFKNTYRSVPSLLRQWQDRGRWEDIQEKTHAIKGASSYIGAVKVHRDASLLEETLKSGQHNKQNISILLQNFLHSLENCLSSLDSLESRSQPESISPSPLGEREQRYAAEILGKLARTLDRGELADENRIRELDGMLRGQGFDGLLNKLLEFISEFDHDAAAEVALKIQQRINGNISDTHGT is encoded by the coding sequence ATGGTAAAGAGTTATAAGGACCTGGCCCAGGAAAACGAACTGCTTCGCCGGGAACTGAAAGTTGCCCGGGAAGCAGCTGAAATAACCTCGAAAATGGTGGTGGAGCAGTTTGAGCAGACCGAGCAGATGCTGCGCCGCTACCGGGAGGCCAATGCCCAGCGCCGGGCCGTTCTTGATGCCGCCTCCAGAATGTCCATCATTGCCACTGATCTTTCAGGCAATATCACCCTTTTCAATCCCGGAGCGGAAAACCTGCTGGGATATGCATCCAGTGATGTTGCCGGCCGGATGAATATACTTTCTTTGCACACCACTGAAGACCTGGAGCGGCATAGAGCCTCATTAAAGGCTACTCTGACCTCAAGTACCGGCATGGAGATATTTGAACATTACACCAGCCTGCAGCAGCATGATACCGGGGAATGGCAGTACATCTGCAGTGACGGCACACTTCTGCCCGTAAGCCTTTCCATCACCTCCATTTATAATGCCGAGGGCATGCGGGAAGGTTACCTGTTTACAGCCATGGATCTTACCCTGCGCAAATCCCTGGAACAAAAGCTGGTGGCGGCCAAGGAGGAGGCCGAACAGGCCAGTGCCTGCAGAGGTGAATTTCTGGCCCGCATGAGCCATGAGATACGTACCCCCATGAATGCCATAACCGGAATGGCCTACCTGCTGGGAAGCACCGAACTGAATCACGTGCAGCAGGACTATGTGCGAAAAATCATTGATTCCGCCGATACCCTGCTGGCAATAATAAATGATATTCTGGATTTCTCAAAGATAGACGCCGGCAGGATGGAACTTGAAGAGCTTCCCTTTTCCCTGCAGCAGATTATCGGCAGAATGTTGAATGTGGTCGGGGCCAGGGCGGAGGAAAAAGGACTGAAAATCCAAACTCATATCCATCCCGGTGTGCCGGACAGTCTGGTGGGTGATGCTCTAAGGCTTGGACAGATCATCTTGAACCTTTGCTCCAATGCAGTCAAATTTACTTCCCAGGGAGAGGTAGCCCTTACCGTGACACTACAGAAGGAGCGCCAACACCAGGTCGACTTGCTTTTCTGTGTGAGCGACACCGGCACAGGGATTACCCCTGAAAAGGCTGAGCAGCTTTTCCAGGCCTTCCAGCAGGCTGATGGCTCCATTACCCGCAAATACGGCGGATCAGGTCTGGGACTGGCCATCTGCAAAGAACTGACCCAGATGATGGGCGGAGAAATCTGGGTGGAAAGCATCCCTGATCAGGGATCAAGCTTTTTCTTTACAGCCTGTTTCAGAAGAAATGAACAGGCAGAGCCCGGACCAGACCAGGATTATCCGGACATGGAGGCAGTCAGGGGGACAAGGGTCCTGGTGGCCGAGGACAACACCATAAATCAGCAGATTATTCACGAATACCTGCGTGAAGCAGGCATAAATGCAACTATTGTGGACAATGGAAAAAAATGCCTGGAAAAACTTCAGCAAAGCCATTATGATCTGGTACTCATGGACATCCAGATGCCTGAAATGGACGGGCTGGAGGCGGCCCGGAACATCCGCGCCGCAGAGATTACAGAACAGGGCTCACAGGACACAGACCGCAGGCCACAGAACCATTCCCCCAATCCCCCAACCCCTCAATCCCCAAATTCCTCAATCCCCCAATCCCCAAATCCCTCAATCCCTCAATCCCAGAATCCCTCAATCCCTCAATCCCAGAATTCCCAAATCCCCCAATCCCTCAATCCCGGCATCCCCATCATCGCCATGACCGCTCATGCTCTGGATACGGACCTGGAAAAAAGCCTGCAGGCCGGCATGAACGACCATATAACCAAACCTGTGCATCCTGACACCCTGTACCGTATCCTGCAGCGCTGGGCCCCTCAAGCCGCCCGGCAGGACAGTGCTGTTGGCTCTGCAGGCGGCAACAGCCGGTCTATTGACCTGCAAAAAAGCAGTGAGCATTTGCCCCGGATAAGGGAGATAGACATGGATGAAGCCATGCAGCGCATGAACTTCAGCCCTGAGCTGGTTATGGAGATGCTTCTGGAATTCAAAAATACCTACAGGTCGGTCCCTTCCCTGTTGCGGCAGTGGCAGGACCGGGGCAGATGGGAAGACATCCAGGAAAAAACCCATGCCATCAAGGGTGCCTCTTCATATATAGGAGCCGTAAAAGTGCACAGGGATGCCTCCCTTCTGGAAGAAACCCTGAAATCAGGACAACATAATAAGCAAAACATATCCATACTGCTGCAGAATTTTCTGCACAGCCTGGAGAACTGTCTCTCTTCCCTGGACAGCCTTGAATCCAGGTCACAGCCAGAGAGTATCTCCCCGTCTCCTCTCGGGGAAAGGGAACAAAGATACGCAGCTGAAATACTTGGAAAGCTTGCCCGGACCCTGGACCGTGGCGAACTTGCTGATGAAAACCGGATCAGGGAACTGGACGGGATGCTCAGGGGACAGGGGTTTGACGGGCTTTTGAACAAACTTCTTGAATTTATCAGCGAGTTTGACCATGATGCTGCAGCTGAAGTGGCCCTGAAAATTCAGCAAAGGATAAACGGCAACATCAGTGATACACATGGGACATGA
- a CDS encoding diguanylate cyclase, translated as MGHEPARILIVDDEKINLRVLADLLKDKYTIMLARSGEQALKLAHQEPRPDLILLDIAMPGMSGFEVIKKLKHDDATNHIPVIFITALDSREQEEKGLKLGAVDYITKPISPPIVKIRVRNYLDMQHKYKLLEQKANLDGLTEIPNRRCFEEVLAREWQRGKRNASPLSVAMLDIDCFKQYNDHYGHQTGDIALQRVARSIMDSLKRASDYAGRYGGEEFVILMPETPLESSLMVAERIRSDIESLAIPHALSSIAPHLTVSIGVASTRDYAESGPEEIIKRADQHMYTAKQSGRNRVFGE; from the coding sequence ATGGGACATGAACCAGCCCGCATACTCATTGTTGATGATGAAAAAATAAACCTCAGGGTCCTGGCGGACCTGCTCAAGGACAAGTACACTATCATGCTGGCCAGAAGCGGAGAACAGGCTTTGAAGCTGGCCCATCAGGAACCCCGGCCCGACCTTATCCTCCTGGATATTGCCATGCCCGGGATGAGCGGCTTTGAAGTCATCAAAAAGCTCAAACATGATGATGCAACCAATCACATTCCGGTGATTTTCATAACCGCCCTTGACAGCAGGGAGCAGGAAGAGAAAGGGCTTAAGCTTGGAGCAGTGGATTACATCACCAAGCCCATATCCCCTCCCATAGTAAAGATCCGGGTACGCAACTACCTGGATATGCAGCATAAATACAAGCTTCTGGAACAAAAGGCCAACCTGGACGGGCTCACGGAGATACCCAATCGCCGCTGTTTTGAAGAGGTGCTGGCCAGGGAATGGCAGAGGGGCAAAAGAAACGCCAGTCCTCTTTCCGTTGCCATGCTGGATATAGATTGTTTCAAGCAGTACAATGACCACTACGGTCACCAGACTGGGGACATCGCCCTGCAGAGAGTCGCCCGCAGCATCATGGACAGTCTGAAACGCGCTTCAGACTATGCCGGAAGATACGGCGGGGAGGAGTTCGTCATCCTCATGCCCGAAACTCCCCTGGAGTCGTCGCTGATGGTGGCCGAAAGAATCCGCTCAGACATTGAAAGCCTTGCCATACCTCATGCCTTATCCAGTATAGCCCCGCATCTGACCGTAAGCATAGGAGTGGCCTCCACCCGGGATTACGCCGAATCCGGCCCGGAAGAAATCATCAAACGCGCAGACCAGCATATGTACACGGCCAAACAGTCTGGCCGCAACCGCGTTTTTGGAGAATAA
- a CDS encoding endonuclease domain-containing protein, protein MKSEIYNQKKLKPHRKILRREMTPAESKLWTFLKSKQLEGRKFRRQHSVGPYIVDFYCPAESLVLELDGEVHNDQMRRDYDETRQEYMENLGLKVLRFENRQIFTDIDNVLESIKKHFKE, encoded by the coding sequence ATGAAATCCGAAATTTACAATCAAAAAAAGCTAAAGCCTCACAGGAAAATACTACGCCGAGAAATGACCCCGGCTGAAAGCAAACTCTGGACGTTTCTCAAGTCCAAACAGCTTGAAGGCAGAAAATTCAGACGACAGCATAGTGTGGGTCCTTACATCGTAGATTTTTACTGTCCGGCTGAAAGTCTGGTACTTGAACTGGACGGTGAAGTTCACAACGACCAGATGAGACGAGACTACGACGAGACGCGACAGGAATACATGGAAAACCTTGGGCTGAAAGTGCTTAGATTCGAAAACCGACAGATATTTACTGATATTGATAATGTGCTGGAATCTATAAAAAAACATTTTAAAGAATAA
- a CDS encoding nicotianamine synthase family protein, giving the protein MSWIPMAVAAWEKMSSSSKILTWLYSRPYRQVIENEITLAKLGKDDVVLNIGCGAVPFTALYIAKLAGSRVYALDIDPCAAGYAEKCVKKAGLEDRITVMHADGAQDFRHNFTASIVALQAAPKNRILEVMQKKSRPGARFIFRLASSPYKDHYDCLQTKIRPEAETFQPMRTFDRSVLYQNKGPAVSVHPAFNPATADPSLLATKAA; this is encoded by the coding sequence ATGAGCTGGATACCGATGGCTGTAGCGGCATGGGAAAAAATGAGCAGTTCCTCGAAAATTCTGACCTGGCTTTATTCCCGGCCTTACCGCCAGGTTATTGAAAACGAGATCACACTTGCAAAGCTTGGAAAAGACGACGTTGTGCTGAATATAGGCTGTGGAGCCGTGCCCTTTACTGCCCTGTACATAGCAAAGCTGGCCGGATCCAGGGTTTACGCCCTGGATATTGACCCCTGTGCCGCAGGTTACGCCGAAAAGTGCGTAAAAAAGGCCGGTCTTGAGGACAGAATAACAGTCATGCATGCCGACGGTGCCCAGGATTTCAGGCACAATTTCACAGCATCCATAGTGGCCCTGCAGGCTGCACCCAAAAACAGGATCCTGGAAGTCATGCAGAAAAAATCCCGCCCCGGAGCCAGATTTATTTTCAGGCTGGCCAGTTCGCCTTACAAAGATCACTACGACTGTCTTCAGACAAAGATCCGACCCGAAGCAGAAACTTTTCAACCCATGCGCACCTTTGACCGTTCTGTACTATATCAGAACAAAGGCCCGGCCGTCAGTGTTCACCCGGCTTTCAATCCTGCAACCGCAGATCCTTCACTTTTGGCCACAAAAGCTGCATGA
- a CDS encoding lysylphosphatidylglycerol synthase transmembrane domain-containing protein produces MSISKIIFFLLGIAGLLFMALIFGTQELGQALSRVSPLAVAVLFTLQLSTLLASAWIWHFLLTRKTSITFSTVFLVNQAAGLIESLTPSVKFGGEAAKVYLFRQKTGQAYQDLAGTLLVHKFLTMTPFVLLCLMLVLPAFFMFELPGYFYAALAVLTAMCVGLGFLCYGRKGEERNEKPLQDAPRKIAQGRLESLKKTPSRIALFLQQSRLAASSLLSTRQTFAAMLVSLVIWVFYPVKVYLACTFLGLEVHPLIIGLATLFAYMVSMVPLLPGGLGTYEGAMALFFTMGGLTPAEGLAVSLLSRLTTFWFPLLVSALCCLTLSRTSPLLPEKPGIQEKEQVKQTL; encoded by the coding sequence ATGTCCATATCAAAAATAATATTTTTCCTCCTGGGTATTGCAGGCCTGTTGTTCATGGCCCTTATCTTCGGCACCCAGGAACTGGGGCAGGCCCTGTCCCGCGTCAGCCCACTGGCAGTTGCGGTACTTTTTACCCTGCAGCTTTCCACCCTGCTGGCCAGTGCCTGGATCTGGCACTTCCTGCTGACCCGCAAAACAAGCATTACTTTTTCAACAGTATTTCTCGTAAACCAGGCCGCCGGGCTTATAGAGAGCCTGACACCGTCTGTGAAATTCGGCGGTGAAGCCGCCAAGGTTTACCTGTTCAGGCAAAAAACCGGCCAGGCCTATCAGGACCTCGCCGGAACCCTGCTGGTGCACAAGTTTCTGACCATGACCCCCTTTGTACTGCTGTGCCTGATGCTTGTCCTGCCGGCCTTTTTCATGTTTGAGCTGCCGGGATACTTTTATGCAGCCCTGGCGGTTCTCACCGCCATGTGTGTCGGGCTTGGTTTTTTATGTTATGGAAGAAAAGGTGAAGAAAGAAATGAAAAGCCCCTTCAGGATGCACCCCGAAAGATCGCCCAGGGCAGACTGGAATCTTTGAAAAAAACACCCTCCAGAATTGCACTTTTTCTGCAGCAGTCCCGGCTGGCCGCCTCAAGCCTCTTGTCCACCCGGCAGACCTTTGCGGCCATGCTTGTCTCGCTTGTTATATGGGTATTTTACCCCGTCAAGGTTTACCTGGCCTGCACCTTTCTGGGCCTGGAAGTGCATCCCCTGATTATCGGCCTGGCAACGCTTTTCGCCTACATGGTCAGCATGGTGCCCCTGCTTCCCGGAGGGCTGGGAACCTACGAGGGAGCCATGGCCCTGTTCTTCACCATGGGCGGTCTGACCCCGGCCGAAGGCCTGGCCGTATCCCTTCTGTCCAGGCTGACCACATTCTGGTTTCCCCTGCTTGTCTCAGCCCTGTGCTGCCTTACCCTGTCCAGGACATCTCCGCTCTTGCCGGAAAAGCCCGGCATCCAGGAAAAAGAGCAGGTGAAACAGACTCTTTAA